One part of the Streptomyces ferrugineus genome encodes these proteins:
- a CDS encoding DUF6328 family protein, with amino-acid sequence MTAQGRRTGRDESEEERADRMWGELLQEVRVTQMGVQILFGFLLTVVFTAKYDRLTDTDQTIYIVTVVLGAAATGALIGPVSLHRLVAGRRIKPQAVEWASKMTFVGLFLLLGTMSGSLLLILRVATHDWFVPLLVAGVVVWYVLWWFLLPLWARHRAEE; translated from the coding sequence ATGACCGCACAGGGACGACGGACGGGCCGCGACGAGAGCGAGGAGGAGCGGGCCGACCGCATGTGGGGCGAACTCCTCCAGGAGGTCCGGGTGACCCAGATGGGCGTCCAGATCCTGTTCGGCTTCCTGCTCACCGTCGTGTTCACGGCGAAGTACGACAGGCTCACCGACACGGACCAGACCATCTACATCGTGACGGTGGTGCTGGGCGCCGCCGCCACCGGCGCGCTGATCGGCCCCGTGTCGCTGCACCGTCTGGTGGCCGGGCGGCGCATCAAGCCGCAGGCGGTGGAATGGGCCTCCAAGATGACCTTCGTCGGCCTGTTCCTGCTGCTCGGCACCATGTCGGGCTCGCTGCTGCTGATCCTGCGGGTCGCCACCCACGACTGGTTCGTGCCCCTGCTGGTGGCGGGCGTCGTCGTCTGGTACGTGCTGTGGTGGTTCCTGCTGCCGCTGTGGGCGCGTCACCGCGCCGAGGAGTGA